The Desulfallas thermosapovorans DSM 6562 region CCAGTGCGGCGTCGACGCCGAGTTATTTAAAAAGAAGGTGCCCGAACTGGCTGAAAAGGCCTTTGCCGACCAGTCCACCACCGCCAATCCGCGCATGCCCCTGATTGAAGAACTGGCCGAAATTTTGCTGCGGGCATATGATGCCCCGCATGCCTAGTGGAAGCACGGGGACGGTTCTCCCGCTCTTTTTTGCCTCACCGGCTGTTATTTCACTTCCCCGGCCGGGTAGTACAAGGGAAATGTATGAGCTAACACCTCCGCGGTCATCAATATTTAGGGAAGCACAGGAACTATCCCCGTGCTTCCTTGCATGTTTTAAATAATCTTTAATTATTCCGTTATTAAATATTTAATATTTTATGGTAATCTAAATATTAATATAACGTGAATAAATTAATAGCTGGAACCGATGGAGGTAGTTTAAGTCATGCACAAAGGACATTGCAACGGGTTAAATGATGTGATAAATAATGAACTTATTCTGGCTGCTGTTTCAGAACGCATTGTATATTACGACAAAAACATGAAAATTTTGTGGGCCAATAAGGCAGCCAGTGAAATAGCCGGCTTACCTGTACCAGGCCAAGGAGGGAGGTAAAAACAGGGTTGTTCATATCAAAACCGATGAGGATATCACGGCTCATGTATCCCACACCAATGAGATGATCGGTTTAATTAAAAATGCCTTGAAGAGAAATTTTTTTGAGCTGCACTTTCAGCCGGTGGCCGATATTAAAAGCGGCCAGGTGGCTCATTATGAAACATTGTTGCGCCTGCGCTTAAAAAACGGTAAATTAATTATGCCGAATAGTTTTATTAAGGCCGCCGAAAGTTTCGGGTTGATGCCGCAATTGGACCGGTGGGTAGTTAAGTCGACGTTGGAAATTATGAGTAACCACGCGGAGTTGAATACTTTTATCAACCTTTCCGGTACCAGTCTGGGGGACGAAAATTTGCTGGACACAATAGAATATGACATACGTCACAGCGACGTGGAACCTTCCCGGATAGGTTTTGAGATAACTGAAACCAGTGCTGTCAAAGATGTCAAACTAGCGGAATGCTGGATACGCAGGATCAAGAATTTAGGTTGCACCTTTGCCCTGGACGACTTTGGTATAGGTTTTTCCTCCTTTTCTTACTTGCGTATGCTATCGGTGGATTATTTGAAAATAGACGGTTCCTTTGTTCGCAACGTTGCAAAAGACCCCACCAACTGGGCACTGGTGGAGTCCATGAACTCCATTGCCCATACCCTGGGCAAAAAAACCATTGCCGAGTTTGTTGAGAATCATGATACC contains the following coding sequences:
- a CDS encoding EAL domain-containing protein yields the protein MKRNFFELHFQPVADIKSGQVAHYETLLRLRLKNGKLIMPNSFIKAAESFGLMPQLDRWVVKSTLEIMSNHAELNTFINLSGTSLGDENLLDTIEYDIRHSDVEPSRIGFEITETSAVKDVKLAECWIRRIKNLGCTFALDDFGIGFSSFSYLRMLSVDYLKIDGSFVRNVAKDPTNWALVESMNSIAHTLGKKTIAEFVENHDTSIALKTMGIDLGQGFYFGRPRPLDLIPRVG